The sequence ATGGTCCAGTGGTGGTGCCTGCCGATCATTATTTGGTGTTGGGGGATAATCGCAATCACAGTTTCGATAGTCATTTTTGGGGTTTTGTCCCCCGTAAAAACATCATTGGGCGGGCGGCGGTGCGGTTTTGGCCACCCCATCGGATTGGTGGCATTGGCTCCCCCTCACAGCCCCAGTAAAGGGTTAAATTCGTAATTTTTGTATTGTTATCTATAGCAATTTTACTTGATGAACAAATAGAAATTTTCCAGAACCAAGGACGGGGGCGATGCCCCTGCGACCCCTATTCCATTCGCATTTAGAGTTACCATACATAGCAATTTTAATTAATAAACAAATAGAAATTTTCCAGAACCAAGGACGGGGGCGATGCCCCTGCGACCCCTATTCCATTCGCATTTAGAGTTACCATACATAGCAATTTTACTTGATGAACAAATAGAAATTTTCCAGAACCAAGGACGGGGGCGATGCCCCTGCGACCCTTATTCCATTCGCATTTAGAGTTACCATACATAGCAATTTTAATTAATAAACAAATAGAAATTTTCCAGAACCAAGGACGGGGGCGGTGCCCCTGCGACCCCTATGTTATCTATAGCAATTTTATTTGATTAATGAACAGAAATTTCCCAGAACTATAGTCATTTTTAATAAAAATGCAACATTTTATGAGAGGAGGGTGTCAGATAGAGAAGAAGTATAGTTTTTTCAGATTTTTTGCTTCCCTTACCCAACCATTACAAAAATAACACCACTGGCGGGTCACAGATTACTTGTTGAACTACACATCACCCATGAGTAATACGGCATCATAGAATGGAAACATTCACCCATCACCTTTTTTCACCCCGACCCCCATGACTCGTACCCCCACCAAACCCACGGTTCCTGCCCCTACGAACCCGACCAGTCTCAACGGTTCTCGCTCAGACACGGCACCGATTTTGCCCAACGAACCCCCTGTCCCGGTGCGTTCCCTGGGCAGTCGTCTCGCCATTTTAGCCATGATTACCGGCTTGTGTGGGGCGGTGGCGGGGGTGGCGACCTATGCGGCTTTGTCTCCCCAAACCCCGACTACTCGGATGGAGCAAAAGACCCTGGCGGGTGGGGCGGCGGCGGTGGTGGGCTTGCTGATTGGCTTGGCGGCGGCGGCGTTGTTGGGGCAGGGCTTGACCAAACCGGCACTTTTACTCATGCAGATGGCGCAACGTCTGCGGCGGGGGGACTGGCAGGCACGGGTGTCCTTGCCGGGGGAGGATGAGTTGACCCTGGTGGGGCAGGAATTAAATGCCTTGGCGACGACCCTGCAAACCCTCCAGGAGCAACAGCAGGCGGAACAACAGCGCAGTCAAAAATTTCAGGAATTGGTGCGGCAATTGCGCCAGACCCAAGACCCCCAGACAATTATGGACACGGCGGTGCGGGAAGTGCGTCAGGTGTTAGCCTGCGACCGGGTGGTGGTCTATCGGTTTGACTCCCAGTGGGTGGGGACGGTGGTGGCGGAATCGGTCGGTCGGGGCTGGGTAGCCGCCTTGAGTGAAAAAATTGATGACCCCTGTTTCCGGGGGCAATACGTGACCCAGTACCAGGCGGGGCGGGTGCAGGCGACGGCGGACATTTACCAGGCGGGGTTGAAAGATTGCCATATTAAAATCCTGGAGCGGTTCCAGGTGAAGGCGAATCTGGTCACCCCGATTCTGGTGGAAGGGCGTTTGTTGGGGTTGCTGATTGCCCACCAGTGCAGTGAACCCAGGGAGTGGCGTGCCGGGGAACAGGAATTTTTAGCGCAGGTGGCGGTGCAGGTGGGGTTTGCCCTGGACCAGGCGCAGTTGTGGCAGGCGCAACAGACCCAGATGACCCAGGCGAATCTGTTGAACCAAATCATTGCCAAAATGCGGGAATCCCTCAACCGCCAGACCATTTACCAGACCACCGTGCGGGAACTGCGCCAGGCACTCAAATCCGACCGGTGTGTGGTGTATTTATTTGATGAAAAATGGCAGGGTACGATTGTGGCGGAATCGGTTCTGCCGAGCTTTCCCAAGGCATTGGGGGCGCAGATTCTGGACCCCTGTTTTGCGGATAAATATGTGGAACAGTACCGCTCCGGGCGGGTGAAACCGACGGCGGATATTCACAATGCGGGCTTAACGGAATGCCATTTGCAACAACTGGAACCGTTTCAAGTAAAAGCCAATTTGGTGGCACCCATTTTGGCAGAAGGAAAACTACTAGGGTTGCTCATCAACCATCAATGCAGTGCCCCCCGGGAATGGCAAACCCCAGAGATTGAACTTGCCCGCCAAGTGGCTTTACAAATGGGATTTGCCCTAGATCAGGCGATTGCCTTGGAACGGCAGGAAGAACTGCGGCGGGAACAGGAAACCAAGGCGAATTTGGCGCAATTATTAAACGACATTACCCTGCGGATTCGGCAATCTTTGGATCGGGAAGCCATTTTCCAAACAACGGTGCAACAGATGCGGGAAGCCCTGGAAAGTGACCGCTGTGTGGTGTATTTGTTTGATGAAAAATGGCAGGGCACGGTGGTGGCAGAATCGGTGGCTCCCGGCTGGCCGAGGGCGTTAGGGGCAAGGATTGCTGACCCCTGTTTTGCGGATAAATATGTGGAAAAATACCAACGGGGACGGGTGCAGGCGACCCCGGATATTTACCGGGCGGGGTTGACGGAATGCCATTTGCAACAACTCGAACCCTTTGCCGTGAAGGCGAATTTAGTGGCACCAATCCTATTAGAAAATAAGCTATTCGGCTTACTCATTGCCCACCAATGTAGTGGTACCCGGCAGTGGCAAAGCGGCGAAATTGAATTAATGAAACAGGTGGCGGTGCAGGTGGGATTCGCTCTGGATCAGGCGAATTTACTTGCCCAACAAAAAGCCAAGGCGGAGCAGGAGCAATTACTCAACCGGATTACCTCAAAAATTCGGGAATCTCTGCAACGTGCCACCATCTATGAAACCACCATTTGGGAAGTCAAAACCGCCCTGAAATGCGACCGTTGTGTGGTGTATTTGTTTGACGAAAAATGGCAGGGCACGGTGGTGGCGGAAGCCTTGACCCCCGGTTATCCCCCGGCATTGGGGGCATT comes from Synechococcus sp. C9 and encodes:
- a CDS encoding GAF domain-containing protein, with translation MTRTPTKPTVPAPTNPTSLNGSRSDTAPILPNEPPVPVRSLGSRLAILAMITGLCGAVAGVATYAALSPQTPTTRMEQKTLAGGAAAVVGLLIGLAAAALLGQGLTKPALLLMQMAQRLRRGDWQARVSLPGEDELTLVGQELNALATTLQTLQEQQQAEQQRSQKFQELVRQLRQTQDPQTIMDTAVREVRQVLACDRVVVYRFDSQWVGTVVAESVGRGWVAALSEKIDDPCFRGQYVTQYQAGRVQATADIYQAGLKDCHIKILERFQVKANLVTPILVEGRLLGLLIAHQCSEPREWRAGEQEFLAQVAVQVGFALDQAQLWQAQQTQMTQANLLNQIIAKMRESLNRQTIYQTTVRELRQALKSDRCVVYLFDEKWQGTIVAESVLPSFPKALGAQILDPCFADKYVEQYRSGRVKPTADIHNAGLTECHLQQLEPFQVKANLVAPILAEGKLLGLLINHQCSAPREWQTPEIELARQVALQMGFALDQAIALERQEELRREQETKANLAQLLNDITLRIRQSLDREAIFQTTVQQMREALESDRCVVYLFDEKWQGTVVAESVAPGWPRALGARIADPCFADKYVEKYQRGRVQATPDIYRAGLTECHLQQLEPFAVKANLVAPILLENKLFGLLIAHQCSGTRQWQSGEIELMKQVAVQVGFALDQANLLAQQKAKAEQEQLLNRITSKIRESLQRATIYETTIWEVKTALKCDRCVVYLFDEKWQGTVVAEALTPGYPPALGALIADPCFADKYVEQYRAGRVKATPDIYQAGLTPCHLQQLEPFAVKANLVAPILLGNKLFGLLIAHQCDGPRQWTELEIDFLGKVAVQVGFALDQAVALEEQETLRRQQELAAMQAQAVNDITSKIRQSLERTAIYNATVQEVRKALQADRCVVYLFDENWKGTVMAEAVAGAWPRALGVQILDPCFADKYVEKYQRGRVQATPDIYNAGLTECHLQQLEPFAVKANLVAPILAEGKLLGLLIAHQCSGPRQWQPGEIELIKQVALQVGFALDQAILLEQVEQARQKAEAVSEEQKRQREEIQGQLAQFLGDIEGAFKGDLTVRARVTSGEMGTVADFFNAIVESLQQIVQQVQTAAQAVADTAQKSAPPVNALSSEAARQAQVIGVALDQIQQMVQSIQQVAANAHSAELQVQQANQTVQEGDEAMNRTVAGISAIRDTVAATAKKVKRLGEASQKISRVVNLISNFAAQTNLLALNAAIEAARAGEEGRGFAVVAEEVRSLAQQSASATGEIEQLVEEIQAETNEVVAAMEAGTEQVVVGTQLVAEARQRLSQIAAVTSQISTLVGEIAQAAQAQSQTSAVVSRTMQEVAGIANQTSQQSVGVADSFTHLLGVAAELQENVAQFKVS